Below is a window of Scylla paramamosain isolate STU-SP2022 chromosome 39, ASM3559412v1, whole genome shotgun sequence DNA.
CAAGGTAAAGCAGTCCTCCTTGAATTACTGTCCATTGCTGGCTTAATTGGTCTCTTTCTTTAAGAGAAATCTTACGATCTCCTAAGCGGCAACTTTTACATTTCCTTCAGCTGATGAGAAACTGACAAGATGAATAATTATTACAATCTTGGCAATAGACACCGAAtcgaaattgttgttgttttgttgttgtttttgttgttgttgcagatgCTGCTGCActtctgtgttgtgttgtgttgcattgtgtcgtgttgtgttgtgtgacaaCTCTTTAAGTTGAGCTGTGTGGAGTAACAGCACTCaccttcgttgttgttgttgttgttgttgttgttgctgttgttgttgcagatGCTGCTGCActtctgtgttgtgttgtgttgcattgtGTCGTGTTGTGTCGTGTGACAACTCTTTAAGTTGAGCTGTGTGGAGTAACATCACTCACCTTCAGGCGCAGTTTTGCTTTGCCTTGTCGTTGTCAGCATCATGTGTGCTGAATGGGACGCCGTTATGTTCTAACAGACTATTCCCTGCGTCTCCACTGTACCTGCcagcacacatgcacacgcttAGTATTAATTGAGAGAATGGCTCAGGCATATATGGCGTGCTCTTGTTTGTGTACTGCTTGTATGGGTGGTGGGAATGTTTGCATCTGATGAGTGCTGATGGTACAGTACAATCTTAATGAGGGGGTGGCTGCTGCTGATGCACCAGCGTTGGCTGATTCACAAACGACatagagatggtggtggaggtgctgggaaGGGCGTGTTACAGGTAAAACATTTTAGAGAGTGAATGAGGGTAAGAGTAAAGTAATGAAGTGTAGGAGAATGACAGGTGTCAGGAGGCCTAGTGTAATTCTGATATAATTTGTAAGAAGAGGCAAAATGAAGAGTGGTTGTGCTTGGTACGCGAGAATGGACTGCAGTTGTGAGTGTTGCATATTGTGACTGCCTCGAGGACCTCGACAGGAGGATATCCTTCCTAGTGTGGCGAGTGAGAAAAGTTACCTAGGTATGGGAGTGTGTGCATGACAAGAAACATCCTCCACTGCTCAGGTTGTGCACGTCGTTGTCACACACGTCACAAGGCCGAGGAGCAACACGACTCATTATCTCCACATActgtatacgagagagagagagagagagagtgtgtgtgtgtgtgtgtatacaagaGGGTGAAGGGTCTCACCTTCCAACACTGAGGCGGAACTTGGTCTCTGGTGCGCCCACGTGGAAGAATCCATACTTAGCCCACCGATGTTCTCCCTCGTAATCGTCCAGATCAATTCGTAGCTGCTGCAGGGTGGTGGAGGTCAGCTGGTGCGGAAGGTCAAGGCCCAAGCCAGAATTCACCCTCCAGGTCGCCAAAGCCCAATTGATAATCCAAATACGAAAGAAATGATGGCTGACGGCATCACTGGTGCGCTGCTGGAAGACGGTCCATCCCCAGCTTTCAACGGGGTGGGCACAAAACACGGGTGGTGGGGTCGCCCAGGGTAAGGATATACCTGGCGCAGGCCGCTCCAGCTGTCCCCGGAGTCCAGAAAGTCCTTGCAGTGACGTGGCCGAGACTCCCATTTGTTTGTAGCAGCACTGACTTGCTACACCACTTCCTTTGTCTCCTGCAAAGCGAAGGGCAAAGAAAGTGACCATGTTTACGTCAGACGTGGCGGCGCAGCTCCTCCTGCATTGCCGCTGATAAAACACCCAACACAAATATTCATTCGATATGAGTCTCAAGGGTCGATTAAAACGCATTGATAAAAACCATCACCCCTTAAAAATTTGGAAGATTTCTTTAGTGATAATAGCGCGCCTTGCAAGAGAACTAACAAAATGTTAGGTAGATGCCTGACTTGACACTTACCTCCACGACGGACGCGTGGAGGCTGTCCTCTTGTCCATTCCTACAGGAGTACAGTGCGGCGGCCACACGAGTGTCACTGTAGCCTGCGACCGTAAGTAGACTGGACCAAAAGGACGACAGTGGCGTGGTATGGGGTAGAGAAGTGTGGCGTGTGTCTTGAGTCCTGGGTGCCTCACGGACCTCTGCACCCCACTTCGAACCTCGTTGAATGTGATGAGAATAGACGCACAGCTGTGGAGCCCATGAATTTCATCACTCCTCTAGTAACGTGAATTCTTGTGTTAATAACAGAATGAAGCTGCACTTGGGTAAGGGTGCCAGTGTGCCTCTTATCACGCTGGCTTCAGGTGGAGCAGGATCCTCGCAGCTTTGTATTGTTGATTATTTCCTTCCTGTGAGTGGTGGGATTTGTTCCTTAGTGCAGAAGCAGGATATGATGTTGCCACACCACGCTCTAACCTGACTAATTGATAACGCTTACTCGTGCCTTTTAGGGAATGCATGATAAGAGAAACACTATTATTTCACGTATATTACACAAGATCAGAAAATACCAGCTATCAAattagagagaggaagaaaagagcaagaagTAAACCGTGAAGCATTAAACAAAATTGTGGTTGATGAGTGGCTGAACTTTTGTGTTTCATAAAAGTAATAAACTTGTTCTGGTGAAGTTGTAACAACAGACGTCCCGTGACACTGGTTGCTCTTTAATTAATAAGGTATTATAATGTACAACGGAAGCGAGAGGCAGCAGAGGGCGGCGGGAAGAGCACGGCTACCCTCACCTCACTCGCTCACTAAGGCAGGTCTGGTCACGTCAGGGTAGCCGCAGGTTGCGTCTGGGTGACTCAGATAACTATATTTTACATCGCTTATCATTTTGTATAAGAATAAATCAAAATGCCGACTTGCACAGAGTAGTAAAGCAGTCTCCTCTTACTGCTCGTATGTTCAAAGCACCACGACAGTTCTTAGCGGCATCAAGTTCCCTGACGCCGCCTCGTCCAGTGTAGGAGGTGAAGAACTGGTTTGTCTCCTCTCGTGTACTGAGAGTGTGCCTGGCGGCGCCACCGCGTCAGTCTCACTTTGCACACCCCTCACTCATTGCACGAGGGGAATCGCAAAGCACTGTGAAAGGAACCATATTCTCAAaccatattctcaaacgtttcagcgCCTTACCTTGATTACTTGAGTATTATTTAAAACATTTTTATGatgctggtgagagagagagagagagagagagagagagagagagagagagagagagagagagagagatgatacctaACAGCACGTATTTTAGTTTGTAAGATATAACTGCGAGTCACCCTGATTATTAATAATTCCAATGGTAATTGCTGCTTACATTATTTACACATACAACCAGCCACAGAAGTAAAATTAGATGGTAACGTATAACAATCACtccatagtctctctctctctctctctctctctctctctctctctctctctctctctctctctctctctctctctctctctctcgttaatcaGCTATGAAAGCTTACTGTGaccaatgatgatgacgatggcgATGATAAGATAATAATTCTCTGCACCGACTGATGTCAAACGAATAGTTCTCTTAACGCAAGGGTTCACATTACACAAGGGTTAGGCTTTGAGGCTGCTGCTTACACACCTCATGTTCACTATCGTCTCCGCGTGCAGGTTTTGCCGGTGACGTCCTGTAGCCATAGATTACTGTGTGCTCCTTCTGTGTGCTCCTTCTGGCTGGTGTCTGGTCATGGTGGGCCGTTGAGGGCGTTGCTTCTCAGCCCTCAACACGCAACAGTATTTGGTGGCGGTTTTCAGTTGCGTTTGTCGCGGCTTTGTGTTTCTCTCGGTATGAACTCCAACACTTCGTCAGTTTTTGGAGTAATGAAAGACTGCTCAAGGCAATGATGAATTTATTATTGGCTTATTTTGTTGTTAATGACATTTGTCAACAGCAAGGATGATACACTGCAcagtgaacgagagagagagagagagagagagagagagagagagagagagagagagagagagagagagagagagagagagagagagagagaccctaccTGCTTGTGTATTTAAATTACAGGATATAATGAAATACATAACAACGCCACGTTAGTCTGAGTGGGTCAGAAGGCGGGGCGAGTCATCATGGATGTTCGCTTCAGGGAGTACTGGTGGTCTCTCCAATGATTCCAGTGAATACCATCGGCGAAGGAGGTGTAGTTGCCCATATACTGGTAGCCGTTCAGGTTAGAATCTGCGCAGTTGTCATACCAATAAGCTCCTCGTCGGCTGAAAGGAACAGAACAATTACAAAAGATCTGCTACGAGAATTGTACACAtgaacactttcttctttaccaTGTTGTGTTTCAGGAAACATattctctaattttcttttaaaacaGTGTTTCTTGAAAATATGCACATTGTATTTTCTACAAGTAATTAGAAACGTGGTTTTCTTTGTATGGAATGCGCCATGATTGAGGGAAGACAGACCGATCGTTCCGCTCATCACTGCGTGGCCGCCTCCTCCCACTCACTGTGTATTTGTAAATGTTTCTTTCGGGATCCAGTCAGATCAATTTGTAAAACctgcaccaaaaaaaaaaaaaaaaaaaaacgaactgtAAAGATCGCAGCGTACCCGTAGAGCAAAACCACGATGTTGGATGTTGAGCCATGGGAAGTcataaaaaaaggcaaattgTCACGTATGATAACTCAGGGCCCATTATCATGTAGGGATTAGATTTGAGCGACGAAATGGCAAGGTGGCGGCAAGAGGGAAACGGGCAGGGGAGCGTGGGAGAGGTATCTCCACCTACTGTGCCTCACATTTGTTGTGGCTGATTAAAAAACTGAGCACAGCATTATCAAGGCTCGTGACTGTTGCACggttacctgtttttttttacctggttGGGCACCAAACCACTAAGATAAGAAACAACCACTCTAAGGCACAAAGATTTTGTGTCTATGACTTCTAGTGCCGAGAGAAGGACCCAAGGAAAATGTGTAGATAAGTACCTACATGAAACTGGGGAGAGGCCACGAAAAATCTTCCAGAATTTGATAAGATCAGGCGTTCACAATATCCCCGTGACTGAAAATAAATCCACGGCCTCAGGACACAGAGCATACATTTTCTCAATGCCTTGAGTCCAGTGACTTACGGTGAGCGACACAGCTATACAGTGTTCCACGTGGTGGAGCCAGACTCCAGAAGTGAAGGGATATGAGTGACAAGAAAGGGAAGCATCACATTAGGAAGTGGCGCAGTGTAAAGTGTGGACTTGAAGATGTTTGGCTAAAGCAGCGGCTTGTGACGCAGTACAACGGACGTGATGATGGACCTGAAGGTTGGGTTTGCCCTGACGCCACGATCAGCAACAGAGAAACTCATGCAGAGTGCGTGGCGGTCCATTACCTTGGTCGGAAGAGTGTGGACCCAAGTGGAGAGTGTCACGGAGCGGAGAACCAAAACTAATACGAatctttattttgtgttgttttgtgttgtgtgacaGCACTTGTCTGCATGTTGTGTGGTGTCACTGTTGAGCTGTGTGGCATGGCAACACTTACCTTTCGGCACAGTTATAAGTCTTATGACTGTCGTTGTCAGCATCATGGGTGCTGAATGCTTGGCCGTTGTGCCTTGTGAAGCTGTCCCCTGCGTCTCCACTGTAactgttaacacacacacacacacacacacacacacacacacatgagaaaaaagagataatatcttatctatctgtctatttatatctgtctatctctatctcaatctatctctatctatctatctatctatctatctatttatctatttatctatctaactataggacgaaaaatagagaaacaataggtcCATTTAAGGCATGTAATGGAAAGTTAGTTTGTTCTggggaagagatgaataaaattCTGAACAGGTAATTTTTTAATTGTCCACCCAGgcaaacatgcaggaaatgctggAGAGTGAACTgatttttagagcagaagagaatgaaaagctgatgtatattttcataactaaggAGACAGTGGAAcggcctgaaaaaaaaaattgtcaccaggaccagaccaaatatatcccagagtacttaaggaatgcaaagaggttattagtgagccgccAGTTACCGTGTTTAGCAAATCACTGGACTCAGGAGAGGTActggtaatgtggaggcaggccaATGTAGtgcccatctttaagaaagaagataaaacgtTAACGTCTGATTATATACACCTGTCagtcagcttaacttcaatgGCAGGTAAAGTAATGGAATCAGTAATCGTGAGGAACATTAGGAAGCATTTAGATGAGAATAATTTgataaaacagacagaaaggctAGGGTGCACGGGATAGATGAGAAGGTGTTAGGCTAGATAAGTTCGTCGCTTGGCGACAGGCAACAGAGTTATAATAAACGGCTCAAGGTCCGAGTGggatcaagtaattagtgggctGCCGCAGGGATCAGtgttagggccattgttatttttaataaaTCTTACTGATCTGGATAGTGGCATTAATAGCGGTGTTGGTAAacttgcggatgacacgaaatTGGTAGATGAATTAGGTCAGATTCGGGTGCCATCgcataggatgaacgaatggacagacagatgacaaATGCCGTTTGATACTAACAAacgcaaagtacttagcgtaaatagaagaaacccacacagtaggcatgcaataaagaagatgagatgCTAAAttcaaagaatgaaaaagacatAGGACTCATAGTTAGTTCTCGtctccgtctaagaaaacaatgcgtGGAGGCCAGAAATAAAGCAATTCGGTTATTGGGATTAATTTTAGTGGctttaaaagtaaaaataccgaagcaatattaaaattatatttggcgctgaTCAGACCTCATCTGCTGTGTGCATTatactgtgcagttctggtcccagtattgcaggaaggatataggtctgttagaatcaatatcaataaaaaaaaaaaaaaagataaaaatgagaatttCTCACGAAAGGAGACTGAAATTTATAAATTTACATTTCATAGGCTAAGGCTAAGAGGGGATCCGGTAGAGATCTTTAAGTGGCATAGGAGATACAACAAGAATGTGTAAATAAAAATGGCTacatcagtaatcaggatatatatatatatatatatatatatatatatatatatatatatatatatatatatatatatatatatatatatatatatatatatatatatatatatatatatatatatatatatatatgagagagagagagagagagagagagagagagagagagagtgagagagtctggAGAAACAGCAGGGATacgaaatagaaagaaagaatagaaagaaacaaaggaataagaggtAAGGAAAAAGGGACAGTCAGCAACAGGGTAGGGCTGGCTGAGGCATAAAGGACAGGTTGCTGCCTCTGGCGACACGGAACGGATAGttatattattatgttattgcCTTTTCTCAAtcaaaataaaaggtaaattatatatatatatatatatatatatatatatatatatatatatatatatatatatatatatatatatatatatatatatatatatatatatatatatatatatat
It encodes the following:
- the LOC135092171 gene encoding ficolin-1-like; its protein translation is MRFNRPLRLISNEYLCWVFYQRQCRRSCAATSDVNMVTFFALRFAGDKGSGVASQCCYKQMGVSATSLQGLSGLRGQLERPAPGISLPWATPPPVFCAHPVESWGWTVFQQRTSDAVSHHFFRIWIINWALATWRVNSGLGLDLPHQLTSTTLQQLRIDLDDYEGEHRWAKYGFFHVGAPETKFRLSVGRYEGVFWYAACHKGNLNGYQYVGNHTSYADGINWYHWKGHHYSVKRTCMMIPLAF